The DNA region taatatatctaaatatgtttaatgaatGTATGTAAAATGAGGATTGTGTCtgcaataaaaaatgtactagATTTTTGGGGTAAAGTTATACATGCATTATAATGTTCTATAACTTTACCCATTTAATCAAGAAGACAATATTTGGTACATCTTGTTCTAACCTGCCAAGTGTCAGTTTCGTGTTCTTGTtgaataattaagattttaaaaaacattattttagatAACTTATAAATGagtacacaaatatataataagttatgcCTATGTAATAAACACcaataattgtaaacaaaattgtattgCAGCATCTACCTGGTTTTTATTGTCATGTTTATATTGTCTCTTGAAGTTTTCTTATTTAGACACAGaaaatcttttgaaataaataaaagtaattttgggCATGTTGAGTACAATTATAAATGCACACAAATACACACACGCACTCACACGTACGCACGCACAAACACATACACAGACACACCACACACACGGATATACATACAAAAGCACGCATAACaacatactattattaattgttttatattcctTCTTGTTTTCACTTGttttctttcatatatatatatatatattactacacCTTTAAAGGTATCTAGGAATCTAATCTAGTGTGCAATGAATTGTCGAGGAATCACTGACACtgatagtataatttatattagttttggaGTCAAAGATCTGCCAATAGTGctgctaatgtaaataaaaaccttagaGTTAGATAATACTGCAAATAAATTGTgtccatgtatttttttttttgggtgtgtaaataaattattattatttatataatataatttagctaatattttttcatgtaatgatgatataaaatttttcaCATAACAGTCCGTCCATGTAGATGCCAACTCCTTGGCTCTGAATGTACAAGATGATGGAGGTGGTCGAGTGGTTACTGTCATGCACCCACAGAACTTTCCAACACAAATGTGCAGGTATGtggtgttttttaaataaagacaaaaatgaGACTCATGCATAGGGAGTTTTATTGTTTCTATGATTGATTTTACTGTAAgacttgtttatatttatattatcttattttgtttaataaaatatatggcaAAACCCTTTTTTGATCCATGTCAAATATTTAATGGATAGCttaaatacttacaaaataGGAGATGTGTGCTTTACTTAAACATGAATATGGAACTTAATTTTCTTCTCAGGCAAGTATCAGTGGGTGAGCAAGTTGGTGACGGTCCATGGGTGGAGGAACTCTTGGACCCTGAAGGTAGACTGGCAGCTCTAGTGGCACACCTTGCACAACATTCTCGCGCTTCCCATCATCAGACACATCCTAATCATCATAAAGTAATTACATTTCTATTGAATTgcattctaatttaatttactgttttagtatattttgttgTCAAATGTTTTATGACTGAAACAATTTGAATTATCTGTAATAACTCACTATAGTTGCAGTAATAATTGCAAAACTAAAAACCCCGGAATAAGCcaataattattagatttttctgtcagaatatTGACTGTGGCAACACAATGTAGGTTTTCAGAATTAATAGTATTGTACCTCGTAAAGcacgataatatataattgaaataaataaatacgtaattattttgttctttcattagacttaaaaatcaaaaaatattctcaGGTGCCTTCTGTAAGGAGTGATGTGGACCCATCTGTGATTTTAGACGCGCCAATGAGATTGTTCAATGGACAACCACTGGTaagatatatttacatttatcaatTTACACAGATAAACAAAAAACCTCaataacagataattaatttcgATACTGCCTTAATTTACATTAACAATGTaggtattgaattaaataacaattcaagTAGGTCAATTACTTGCAAACGTTTTAAATGctatctaaattttttttttattatttcactgtttgtacCGTTTTTTGGGATACAAAATAAGTTTAGTTAGTATAGTTTTTATAACAGGTTTTCTTGGAGGCTTTTATTATACTAGCTTTATTGGAATTTGTTTATGTTATCCAATTTGCAACCGTAAtcttattaagtataaataatgtttggTAAAGTATGGTTAATATCTCTTGCAGTGCCAAAGTGTacgggtggtggtgaccacttaccatttgcCGCTCTGCTttcctattttaattaataatttaagaataaaacttaacataatgcaaatacaatatgaaaactTATTGGATTCATTACTGCTAAAATTATTGTACAGTCTGATAAATTAATAGACTATTAATTTCTGTTTTCTTCATAGGATCAACAATCAGATACAATAGTGGTGCAAGTACCACCCCTGCCGACCTTACCACCACTGCAGGACATGAAAAGATGTCCGGACACAGATtggttcaataaaaataaaaacacattaaaggTAATTGGCTATTCAGCTTCATTCTGATAagcttaaataacttttaaaagctAGGATTACAGTGTACTTAACAGTTTACTTAATGTAGTAGCTTTTcatcattataaaaacaaaaaaaaatgaggaTTTATAAAACATCCCTAATGTTGGCCCTTGATTATGGTAGAATAGTTCAATCAccaaaaccaattttttttaataacttatagccttacgaatataaaaaagaaaataacaagatgtttgtttgtttgtgaaaTCAATCcagaatattttattcttatgtgTTTTTGATCAAATTTATCCCTggaaattattacttaatataatattatatttttaaatttgaacttcacttatgcatataaaattcaataaacgaTTACCAATTTTGCTCTTTACCTTCTTAAATTCCTAAGCTTTATAACGCTTATTAGTAAGGTCTTTAGAGTATAACAAATAAGTCGAGAAGCTTTGCTGGGTATGatgacataaattatttatttatttttgttccttgtgaaatatatttcaaataaagagattgttttcaaaataataaattgacaatTATCTTGTGATTTCCAGGACGACAGTGGGATTCTAACCGAACAGGACGGTCCGGTTCTAGATATCGGAGCCGGAGCCTCCCCCGCGCAAAACAAGCAACAAAGCAAGAAAAGTCTTCCACACAAGAAGAGGATATCCAGGAAGTTGAAACGGACCAATGGAAGCAGTACGCCTCAacaggtaatttttttaaaggtagTATTAAAGATAAGTGTCCGCAGGGCAATGAAACATTGGTGCGCTGTACGACATTTggcgataaatataatttattttactatcttCAGACATATCTAAGTATGCACAATTTCAAGCGCATGCACAATACAAGATGCatgtgtatttattacattactagTATCTGTaccgaataaaaatattataccttaCACTATTTCACATGTATAACCCGGACACGTATCGGCGCCGGCACACATTCTCGGCGATAGTGTTTTATCTGTGCCCATGAGTATGTGTTTATACGTGTTTAATCATTCGGCGTCCGTGAGTTTCTCGtgctatatattaattgtagtgTTTTTGTTGTGTCGGCCCTACACCGTCTCCGCGGTGGAAACGACGTCCTCGACTTGCGACATTTCATCGCTGGACGTGCCGTCTGTTCGCGCTTCGCCATCCCGACaacgtcctaagccgaggtgcGTTCTTGCAAGTGACACCCTTAGGACGTTCGTCTCCATGAGTCACGTGGGCCCCCCTTATTTCTCGGCTGAGTCTCACTACTCGGCCTCCCAACAGGTGACGATGTCCATACCAGTAAAACCACCagcaatatacaataaatagagAACGTATCTGCTAAGAACGTATTCTTGGGAATATTAATCGATGTTAATGTGTATCTTCTTTTATTCTTCTATTGCAGGACATAGTGGTGATAAATTGCGGAGGCGAGGCCCCGCAGGAAGAGATCTTGCCTGACACATTCGAAACCGTCGCGCCGCACTCGCACGTCACGCACGTTCCGCACGTGTCGCATGTGCCACATGTGACGCACGTACCGCACGTGACGCATGAGGTACGTACTTTGACTATTTCATCGAGTTGCTTGAGCTTAGTTCCGAAAATTTGAATGTCGATCATTATAGATCCATTACCCGTAAGACAGTTTGGGTAGGTACACACTCATCACAAATTCTACGGCCAAACAATATTAGTTACTATTAATATAGTAGTTGTAtaccggtttgaaaggtgagtgagccagtgtgaacttattttacataataaaagtacatattattaatgCTTGTACATCTGTAAATTACTTGCGATTTGTATAGACAGACAGCTTTGCTTAATTTCACTATCCCTTACCAGATGTAGCAATGTATAAGTCTAAGACAGTTTTAAGTCTATTATCTACGATAATATCATCAATAAAAGTAAGGGTTATAAAATCTATTCGCATTACAGACATTATGTTTCTCAGATGCGTGCGATGTTCATCTGTCAATTGTGCGGAGAGTTCTATGGTGAAGAAcaattgaaattttatcaaCATCTCAAACAACATTACGAACCTCACGCCACCATCATCATAGAGAACCCTGTACCTGATCTAGGCATAGATAAGGTAAGACCTAACTTATATACTATCACTTGTATGCCATTACTTATTGGAAGGGCTTTATGAAATGctgtctgggtagttaccacccactcatcccaTGTTCtactaccaaacagcaatagttattattgttgtgttccggttgaatgggtgagtgagccagtcaacaacagacacaagagacataacgtcttagttccgaacgttggtggcgtattggtgatgtaaggtgGTGGTGACTACTCTGcctgtccacctacctataatataaataaaaaaactactaccAATATTTAATGCGATTAAAGCGCGTACTTGCGATAAAGTGTCCTGTGTTTATCAATACAAAATAGTCTTCACCTACAACAAATAAACTTCTCACGTTTTCAATGACtcgaacaaaattattataattattattaattactcaatttaaaaataataatcaatattttttgtttgaacaGATGACAAACACTTGTATCGTAGACAACGTGGCTACCCTACCGGACTCTATAGTCGAATTGTCTCTAGAAGGAAGTGTGCCAAAGACAATGTACCAATCCATAGACAAACATATACTATATACGACAAGCGATAAAACACTCAATTATACAAGCAACAAGCTGCAGTATTCCGTAGCCAGCATGGATAAGGAAGTACCTGAAGTCGAGAAAGCGGATCTCTACGACTCGTTGGATAAACTAGAGTATTTCTGTACCAAGTGCAATAAATCGTTTCGAAAACAGAAACAGTGTGAAGCTCATATTAAAGAAGCCCATTCTAATCAAAAGGTATGACTTATATGagaatattatgattaataaataaattcccaATCATTGATATTGGTGCTCAAGAAAAcctattttaatactattattaaatcatgTGGTTAAAGGCACTCCTGTCACTGCCACATCACCTTAAAATATATAGCGCTATAACGACCTTTTTACAAATAAGCGACTTACCATATCTCTTATGTATAAGGACAGTAAGATGTGGCTATCGCTTTCATGAATaaggtatttataaaagttaagatgtatgtaaattataattcaaaagctCACTTTAAGTATCGGGAACGCTGATCAATatctaattcattttttttatctggaTTGTAATTGAGCAGTGGCAGTAGTaacatcaataatataatttctaatctGTTAAAACAGCTAGAAGATATGGGAGAGTTCAGCGAGCCGGAGGACCTGATGGAGGGGATACACGTGGCGGTAGAGGAGAGCGGCGAGCAGTACGAGCAGGCGCTGTTGCCGCACCTCACCGTGGAGAATGGACACGTGCACCAGGAGCACGTGCGGCACTGGTCAGTACGCTACACACACACAAACTATCCTCTCTCGACCTCCTCTGTCTCGAACATGAGATAGGTTTGTGTATGCTTTAAATTGTTTTCGTGTGATGAAAGACGACATACATTTTTGTCAgtacgatatttaaaaaattattacgattgttatagattattattatactacgaATCCACATATCTCATATAGTATCTATGACAATCATATCATATGAGATTGTATAGCAGAGGTAAAAGTCCAGAGAGCTAACCGCGAGTGCGCCCGCAGGTACATGCGCAACGGGGCGGGCGCGGGCGCCGCGTCCCCGCTGTGCGCGTGCGGCGGCGCGGGCTACTGCCCCGCctgcgcgccgccgccgcccgcgctcGCCAGCGTCGCCGTGCAGGCCTCGCCCGCGCACCCGCAGCCGCACCCGCACCCGCACCCGCACCCGCACCCGCACCGCGCGCCCGACAAGCACGACGGTAACCAATTTCACTATTCATTTCCTGTTGATGTATATAAGGTTGATGACATAAACTgacctttattaattttaaatattgaataacttTTTGATTTATTGTGACATATTTcagtataaacatatatatttatcagaatctaatattatattcgatGCCCGAGCTAGTTAAGTCGAAAAGGACACCTCGAATGTTTAAGGTGATTTACAAAAATTGACTTTAGTAAACGTTACTTAACAGAGGAAATGCTTCAACCGATCTTCGACACCGAGGAACCACCGGAGGCCTTCCCGGACCAGACGCCCCCGCCGGAGTTGCCGCCTCCCACGTCACACGTCAAAGCCGAGTCGCCGCCAGACCTGAAGCAGGAGAAGAAGAAGAGCAACAAGACGTTCGAATGTATCCAGTGCGGTCGAGTGTTCCAGCATCGTAACAGTCTACTGTATCACACGTTGATGCATAGCGAGAAGCAGCAAGTGTGTCGGGAGTGCGGGAAGAGCTTCTACACCGTTCACGCTTTAAAGGTATAAAgacttatattttgttataaacatgGTGGTTTCATTCGTCGACAACGTCGTTGGGTTTTTTGTAGTTGTGTCGGACATTAAAGTAAGATCAAGCGGAACCAAAATGTAAGCAAACAGAATGCAATAATTGACctgtgttttttattacaaaataatttataaaattgtcccAGTCCACTAATGAATCATCATTTAACTTGTGTGCGTGTGCCCACATAACTACTCTTAGCGTATCAAAAAAACTCGCACTCTAGCAGCTTACATTGTGAGGCGCATCTTCGTGGATTGAACTAATTATATCGTTGGCTTAGAAGAAAGTATCGAGCACTATACGTGCAAAACCTTTTCCATAACCGTACGTGGTCCACAGATACACAAGCGCGTGCACAACGACGACCGGCCGTGCAAGTGCGACGAGTGCGGGCGGGAGTTCCGCCAGTGGGGTGACCTCAAGTATCACAAAGCCTCGCTGCACTCTGACAAGGTGAGAACTTCGGAACTTTactatttttatctaatttattcTTGATCGCTTACATTGTTTTTTTGCttccgtatttttttaataatagcaggtttatttttaagtaacatatatcaagtaatttattaatattaaaataataaataacgaagTACCTAATAACGAATATTTACTATTTCTAAGAATTGTTAAAACGGTTTTAATAGTACCATTCTAAATAAGCATATAACTAGTTTCTGTGAAATCCATCACACgacaaacttaaatataaaaatcaataaccgtaaccgtaacagcctgtgaatgtcccactgctgggctaaaggcctcctctcctctttttgaggagaaggtttggagcttattccaccacgctgctccaatgcgggttggtagaattcacatgtggcagaacttcagtgaaattagacacatgcaggtttcctcacgatgttttccttcaccgtaaagcacgagatgaattataatcacaaattaagcacatgaaaattcagtggtgcttgtccgggtttgaacccacgatcatcggttaagattcacgcgttcttaccacagggccatctcggcttttttttttttttttcaataaacaattacaaatttttattttatagataattatttgtaatatttattcagaAACACTTCAAATGCGAATTCTGCGGGAAAGAGTTCGCCCGACGCTACTCGCTTAACGTACACCGACGGATACACACCGGCGAGAAGAACTATAAGTGCGAGTATTGCAACAAGTCCTTCCGAGCGTCTTCCTACAGGCTGAGTCACATGCGAACTCACACGGGtatgacaataaaatttattttattaatttacctaTTTCAGAATGTATGTTAACAGCAATTATTGTCAGACtctgaattattaataaaattaatgccgAAATTGCAAtcgttagatatttttaaaccgTTTTAGAACTGCGATTTGTGTGGAATTCCAATTTttgtcactagacggcgctgtCTTCattatcgaataagtaaaaaaataatactcgcaccaattatacaaataatactttttaaacttGGCTTTATTACAGGGAGTAAGCCGTATAAATGTACGCAGTGCGAAAAATGTTTTCGAGTTTCGTACGATTTACAAAGACACATGCATATCCATGAAAAAGTACGTGTTAAGGCCGAAGAACAGAAAAAGGTTAAAGAAGCGAAGGATAAGAAAACCTCTAATACCAAAGTAAATGAATTAAAAGCCGAAGCAAAACTGCCTAAAATCGATCAGAAAAAAACAGAAACTAGGTTACCGATTTTAAAGAGTTTACTAGATAAAAAATCCCCTAAAAATCCCAAAAAATCGCCAAAGAAAGCGCCTAACGTAACAGTACAAAACAGAACAGATGGACAGTTCAACGACGAAATCTTCGACACCAGGCAGGATCCGTACAAGTTTAAAGAAGTATTCGCCAACCCGAAGGAATATCCGGAAATAACGTCTAGATTACAAGAGAGATCAGACGAAAGAGACCTGACTACTCTTAGGGCGATCAAAAGCCAACAGATCTGCGAAACCGAAGAGAGAAATTATAATAGAGAGAATACGGATGGCAAGATGCAAGTTTTTACACAGATTGAAAAGAGCAAAGAGTACAGCGGGCCGATAGTTACCAATGTTGTGTCCTTGAGCGATATCAGGAACCTCGAAAGAGAAGTCGGCCGAGAACCTAGAACAGAAATACACGGGGAAGGTCTCGAAAATGGATTTTTCGAGAAATTGTCTGCCTTCTACAACATACCGGCCGTATGAAAAAAGTTTCGGAAAAGAACCGGTTATCGACCGGTCGATGAACGGACCACTTAGtgaattttattagttttattacatgATCCCGGATCAGGTTTTTATAAGTGTGTTGGTGTTTAATAATGTCAGTATGTGTGCTACCTAATGCATCTGTGATAGCGTTACTTAATATTGAGGCCAAATACTTATGTGTAAAGCGATTATTTGGATACATTAGTAACCAACGGtaattagatataaaatttacaactaaATGTCAAGTTTATAATTGTTGTTGATATCATTCAAATTTACTGACATTAATACGACTCATGACATAGTGaagttttacattatttaatgagGAGTATGCGCATATTTTGGGCCAACCCATAAACCTAACTCTcataaaacaaaagtttattaaataatatttttttattaataataggcTGACCTTTATAATTATGCAGCATTGAGTCCTAATTGTTttgtcatgtcatgtcattcatacatgaataaataattttgcacAAATAAAGACTAAACCATTTGACCAGCATatatacaataagtaatatGCATGTAAatagtgtaaaaatatatcgaataacCACCGCTTAAcgtaatagtatatttatatagtaaaattttaaatgtatattaataaagtcgCATAATCAAATAAcgtatttttaagtataaattaaactcGAACAATTATTCTGTAAAGTTATTAAAGGTTTCTATACCGTTTGTGAATTTTTTTcactttcaatttatatataaatattgttttatttaattagatttaaaacggttataaagacttataaattATAGCGAACAAAAACATAGGCCTTGCTTATAAACGTTTTTAACGGGTGTTTAGCTAAAATAGATTTATCTCCTTCTGACGTCAATAATTTGACacttgaaagaagaagacagcagcgctaaataacatttattggtaaaccgtaataaataaatgatgtcgcataatattaaataaattgtcgcGTCTAATATCGATGTCATAAAGCATGTATtttgcaattgtttttttttatatatttgttaacccAGGCAAAAACAAATCTTGCACGTCCGTCCTTCAGACTGACATATGTCACACCAAAGACGTCAACAAGACGGTCAAAGAATACAGACATAGATGGAATGTAGTCTGTAAGGATTTTATATGCGTACCATGAATTACTTCTTGATCAAAGGCGCTGACGGCAGCTTATCATTTTCGCTCTTGCTTCCACTCGAAGGCTTATTATCATGGCGTCCTTTTCTCCATGACAGTTGATCGATCGCGGGCACGCGGCCTTTTTGGTCGCAAAATAATTGTCTCTAGCGCGCCCCTAAGAACTAGTTTTCTATGTATGTCTGTATTCTTCGCTATGGTGCTCAACGTGACGCGGCGACCGCGTC from Nymphalis io chromosome 4, ilAglIoxx1.1, whole genome shotgun sequence includes:
- the LOC126781654 gene encoding uncharacterized protein LOC126781654 isoform X2, whose amino-acid sequence is MYFFFWSVHVDANSLALNVQDDGGGRVVTVMHPQNFPTQMCRQVSVGEQVGDGPWVEELLDPEGRLAALVAHLAQHSRASHHQTHPNHHKVPSVRSDVDPSVILDAPMRLFNGQPLDQQSDTIVVQVPPLPTLPPLQDMKRCPDTDWFNKNKNTLKDDSGILTEQDGPVLDIGAGASPAQNKQQSKKSLPHKKRISRKLKRTNGSSTPQQDIVVINCGGEAPQEEILPDTFETVAPHSHVTHVPHVSHVPHVTHVPHVTHEMRAMFICQLCGEFYGEEQLKFYQHLKQHYEPHATIIIENPVPDLGIDKMTNTCIVDNVATLPDSIVELSLEGSVPKTMYQSIDKHILYTTSDKTLNYTSNKLQYSVASMDKEVPEVEKADLYDSLDKLEYFCTKCNKSFRKQKQCEAHIKEAHSNQKLEDMGEFSEPEDLMEGIHVAVEESGEQYEQALLPHLTVENGHVHQEHVRHWYMRNGAGAGAASPLCACGGAGYCPACAPPPPALASVAVQASPAHPQPHPHPHPHPHPHRAPDKHDEEMLQPIFDTEEPPEAFPDQTPPPELPPPTSHVKAESPPDLKQEKKKSNKTFECIQCGRVFQHRNSLLYHTLMHSEKQQVCRECGKSFYTVHALKIHKRVHNDDRPCKCDECGREFRQWGDLKYHKASLHSDKKHFKCEFCGKEFARRYSLNVHRRIHTGEKNYKCEYCNKSFRASSYRLSHMRTHTGSKPYKCTQCEKCFRVSYDLQRHMHIHEKVRVKAEEQKKVKEAKDKKTSNTKVNELKAEAKLPKIDQKKTETRLPILKSLLDKKSPKNPKKSPKKAPNVTVQNRTDGQFNDEIFDTRQDPYKFKEVFANPKEYPEITSRLQERSDERDLTTLRAIKSQQICETEERNYNRENTDGKMQVFTQIEKSKEYSGPIVTNVVSLSDIRNLEREVGREPRTEIHGEGLENGFFEKLSAFYNIPAV
- the LOC126781654 gene encoding uncharacterized protein LOC126781654 isoform X1, which gives rise to MRNVESHLLEDKMDEAVTHYMNSHQTPESVHVDANSLALNVQDDGGGRVVTVMHPQNFPTQMCRQVSVGEQVGDGPWVEELLDPEGRLAALVAHLAQHSRASHHQTHPNHHKVPSVRSDVDPSVILDAPMRLFNGQPLDQQSDTIVVQVPPLPTLPPLQDMKRCPDTDWFNKNKNTLKDDSGILTEQDGPVLDIGAGASPAQNKQQSKKSLPHKKRISRKLKRTNGSSTPQQDIVVINCGGEAPQEEILPDTFETVAPHSHVTHVPHVSHVPHVTHVPHVTHEMRAMFICQLCGEFYGEEQLKFYQHLKQHYEPHATIIIENPVPDLGIDKMTNTCIVDNVATLPDSIVELSLEGSVPKTMYQSIDKHILYTTSDKTLNYTSNKLQYSVASMDKEVPEVEKADLYDSLDKLEYFCTKCNKSFRKQKQCEAHIKEAHSNQKLEDMGEFSEPEDLMEGIHVAVEESGEQYEQALLPHLTVENGHVHQEHVRHWYMRNGAGAGAASPLCACGGAGYCPACAPPPPALASVAVQASPAHPQPHPHPHPHPHPHRAPDKHDEEMLQPIFDTEEPPEAFPDQTPPPELPPPTSHVKAESPPDLKQEKKKSNKTFECIQCGRVFQHRNSLLYHTLMHSEKQQVCRECGKSFYTVHALKIHKRVHNDDRPCKCDECGREFRQWGDLKYHKASLHSDKKHFKCEFCGKEFARRYSLNVHRRIHTGEKNYKCEYCNKSFRASSYRLSHMRTHTGSKPYKCTQCEKCFRVSYDLQRHMHIHEKVRVKAEEQKKVKEAKDKKTSNTKVNELKAEAKLPKIDQKKTETRLPILKSLLDKKSPKNPKKSPKKAPNVTVQNRTDGQFNDEIFDTRQDPYKFKEVFANPKEYPEITSRLQERSDERDLTTLRAIKSQQICETEERNYNRENTDGKMQVFTQIEKSKEYSGPIVTNVVSLSDIRNLEREVGREPRTEIHGEGLENGFFEKLSAFYNIPAV
- the LOC126781654 gene encoding uncharacterized protein LOC126781654 isoform X3; translated protein: MHPQNFPTQMCRQVSVGEQVGDGPWVEELLDPEGRLAALVAHLAQHSRASHHQTHPNHHKVPSVRSDVDPSVILDAPMRLFNGQPLDQQSDTIVVQVPPLPTLPPLQDMKRCPDTDWFNKNKNTLKDDSGILTEQDGPVLDIGAGASPAQNKQQSKKSLPHKKRISRKLKRTNGSSTPQQDIVVINCGGEAPQEEILPDTFETVAPHSHVTHVPHVSHVPHVTHVPHVTHEMRAMFICQLCGEFYGEEQLKFYQHLKQHYEPHATIIIENPVPDLGIDKMTNTCIVDNVATLPDSIVELSLEGSVPKTMYQSIDKHILYTTSDKTLNYTSNKLQYSVASMDKEVPEVEKADLYDSLDKLEYFCTKCNKSFRKQKQCEAHIKEAHSNQKLEDMGEFSEPEDLMEGIHVAVEESGEQYEQALLPHLTVENGHVHQEHVRHWYMRNGAGAGAASPLCACGGAGYCPACAPPPPALASVAVQASPAHPQPHPHPHPHPHPHRAPDKHDEEMLQPIFDTEEPPEAFPDQTPPPELPPPTSHVKAESPPDLKQEKKKSNKTFECIQCGRVFQHRNSLLYHTLMHSEKQQVCRECGKSFYTVHALKIHKRVHNDDRPCKCDECGREFRQWGDLKYHKASLHSDKKHFKCEFCGKEFARRYSLNVHRRIHTGEKNYKCEYCNKSFRASSYRLSHMRTHTGSKPYKCTQCEKCFRVSYDLQRHMHIHEKVRVKAEEQKKVKEAKDKKTSNTKVNELKAEAKLPKIDQKKTETRLPILKSLLDKKSPKNPKKSPKKAPNVTVQNRTDGQFNDEIFDTRQDPYKFKEVFANPKEYPEITSRLQERSDERDLTTLRAIKSQQICETEERNYNRENTDGKMQVFTQIEKSKEYSGPIVTNVVSLSDIRNLEREVGREPRTEIHGEGLENGFFEKLSAFYNIPAV